The Faecalibacter sp. LW9 genome has a segment encoding these proteins:
- a CDS encoding CatA-like O-acetyltransferase: MKRKFNPEDWNRKEHFELFSRMDNPYVGVVAEVDCTKAYQFAKANKQSFFTTYLFCSMQAENSVEEFKYRLEDGEIFIYDHIDCGTTIGRKDGTFGFAFIPYSDDFETFNAKLQQEIKEVEECVGLHIKNEDLTLGLIRHSTFPWSRFTGLIQPSNYGTEESIPRIIFGKAYQQGDKMMMPVSVEANHGFVDGLHLANYLANFEKELGKF; encoded by the coding sequence ATGAAACGAAAATTTAATCCTGAAGATTGGAACCGAAAAGAGCATTTTGAGCTATTTTCGAGAATGGATAATCCCTATGTTGGTGTGGTTGCAGAAGTCGATTGTACGAAAGCGTATCAATTCGCAAAAGCAAACAAACAATCCTTTTTTACGACGTATTTATTTTGTTCGATGCAAGCAGAAAACAGTGTAGAGGAATTCAAATATCGTTTAGAAGATGGTGAAATTTTCATCTACGATCACATTGATTGCGGAACAACTATCGGACGAAAAGATGGTACTTTTGGATTTGCCTTTATTCCTTATTCGGACGATTTTGAAACGTTTAATGCAAAATTACAGCAAGAGATTAAAGAAGTGGAAGAGTGTGTAGGATTACACATTAAAAACGAAGATTTAACTTTAGGATTAATTCGTCATTCAACTTTTCCTTGGTCGAGATTTACAGGATTAATTCAGCCATCAAATTATGGAACAGAAGAATCGATTCCACGTATTATTTTCGGAAAAGCGTATCAACAAGGCGACAAAATGATGATGCCTGTTTCGGTAGAAGCTAATCACGGTTTTGTGGATGGTTTACATTTGGCAAATTACTTAGCCAATTTTGAAAAAGAATTGGGGAAGTTTTAA
- the rpe gene encoding ribulose-phosphate 3-epimerase, with product MAIIAPSILAADFGNLAKDIEMVNNSQAEWFHLDVMDGVFVPNISYGMPIIEKINSLTDKVLDVHLMIVDPDRYISTFKQVGADILTVHYEACTHLHRTIQAIKAEGMKAGVALNPHTPVSVLEDIINDLDLVLIMSVNPGFGGQKFIENTYNKVSKLKQMITEAGADVIIEIDGGVGVQNATQLIEAGADALVAGSAVFNAENPTEYIAALKKA from the coding sequence ATGGCAATTATCGCACCTTCAATTTTAGCTGCTGATTTCGGAAATTTAGCGAAAGACATCGAAATGGTCAACAATTCTCAAGCCGAATGGTTTCACTTAGATGTGATGGACGGCGTATTCGTTCCTAATATTTCTTACGGAATGCCAATTATCGAAAAAATTAATTCGTTAACGGATAAAGTTTTAGACGTTCACTTAATGATTGTGGATCCCGATCGTTACATTTCTACGTTCAAACAAGTTGGAGCAGATATTTTAACGGTTCACTACGAAGCATGTACACATTTACACCGTACTATCCAAGCAATTAAAGCAGAAGGAATGAAAGCTGGTGTAGCATTGAACCCACATACGCCTGTATCGGTTTTAGAAGATATTATCAACGATTTAGATTTAGTATTAATCATGAGTGTGAATCCAGGATTTGGAGGTCAGAAATTCATTGAAAATACGTATAACAAAGTTTCTAAATTAAAACAAATGATTACTGAAGCTGGTGCTGATGTAATTATAGAAATTGATGGTGGAGTAGGTGTACAAAACGCAACTCAATTAATCGAAGCTGGTGCAGATGCATTAGTTGCTGGTTCGGCAGTTTTCAATGCGGAGAATCCAACAGAATACATTGCAGCTTTAAAGAAAGCATAA
- the hutG gene encoding formimidoylglutamase, with the protein MHYDSYDQNWWTGRIDSEDGELGLRIHQIIKEYQNQKKGKVILGFCSEEGVERNKGRLGAKDAPNFIRKALANLPVHFTDLSLYDAGNIKVDSDLEHCREIQIEKISELMSQNLQPIVIGGGHETALGNYLGFINKFPTNSLVINLDAHFDLRTPNPISSSGTPFYEMHKNAAANGIEFNYLVLGIQELGNTKALFQRAERLKVNYILADELHANFNRVLEDLKQVIESFDAIYLSLDMDVFDVAYAPGVSATTINGLTPFQVKYLLKLLKKSGKVKVMDVVETNPTFDRDNQTSKLAAQMIYEFLRD; encoded by the coding sequence ATGCATTACGATTCGTATGATCAAAATTGGTGGACTGGAAGAATAGACTCTGAAGATGGTGAATTAGGTTTGCGTATTCATCAAATTATAAAAGAATATCAAAACCAAAAAAAGGGGAAAGTTATTCTTGGATTTTGTTCTGAAGAGGGGGTGGAACGAAACAAAGGTCGTTTAGGTGCAAAAGATGCTCCAAATTTCATCCGCAAAGCTTTAGCAAATTTGCCTGTACACTTTACGGATCTATCCTTATATGATGCCGGAAATATTAAAGTTGATTCTGATTTAGAACATTGCCGAGAAATTCAAATTGAAAAGATTTCTGAATTAATGAGTCAGAATTTACAGCCCATTGTTATCGGTGGTGGGCATGAAACGGCACTCGGAAATTATCTAGGTTTTATAAACAAATTTCCAACAAATAGTTTGGTGATTAATTTAGATGCTCATTTTGATTTAAGAACGCCTAATCCGATTTCATCTTCTGGAACACCATTTTATGAAATGCACAAAAATGCAGCAGCAAATGGTATTGAATTTAATTATTTGGTATTGGGTATACAAGAATTAGGAAATACAAAAGCGTTATTTCAACGTGCGGAACGATTAAAGGTTAATTACATTTTAGCAGATGAACTTCATGCAAATTTTAATCGCGTTTTAGAAGATTTGAAACAAGTAATTGAATCTTTTGATGCTATTTATCTTTCACTTGATATGGATGTTTTTGATGTGGCGTATGCACCAGGAGTGAGTGCAACGACAATTAATGGACTTACTCCGTTCCAAGTTAAATACCTATTAAAATTATTAAAAAAATCTGGCAAAGTGAAAGTAATGGATGTAGTAGAAACAAATCCTACATTTGATCGTGATAATCAAACATCTAAACTTGCTGCACAGATGATTTACGAATTTTTAAGGGATTAA
- a CDS encoding regulatory protein RecX, with protein MSFTPKDNSKKIYTIDEIKDKMAKFCLYQDRCHWEVEKKLREFDLIPEAKDEILYKLIHYGFLNEERFVHSFVRGKVNQKLWGRNRLRQELKMRQIDGKLIDKAFKEEIDPEKYWNNLVRLAQKKYDALYSERESFKKMNKIKAYLAYKGYEFDLINDAIQVIEKD; from the coding sequence ATGAGTTTTACCCCAAAAGACAATTCGAAAAAGATTTATACGATTGATGAAATTAAAGATAAAATGGCAAAATTTTGTCTTTACCAAGATCGTTGTCATTGGGAAGTAGAAAAAAAATTGCGCGAATTTGATTTGATTCCAGAAGCAAAAGATGAGATTTTATACAAATTGATTCATTACGGTTTTTTGAATGAAGAACGATTTGTTCATTCTTTTGTTCGTGGAAAAGTCAATCAAAAATTATGGGGAAGAAATCGCCTTCGACAAGAATTAAAAATGCGTCAAATTGATGGGAAATTAATTGATAAAGCATTTAAAGAAGAAATCGATCCTGAAAAATATTGGAACAATTTAGTTCGATTGGCGCAAAAAAAATACGATGCTTTATATAGCGAGCGTGAATCCTTTAAAAAAATGAATAAAATCAAAGCGTATTTGGCGTACAAAGGCTATGAATTTGATTTAATAAATGATGCGATTCAAGTGATTGAGAAAGATTAA
- a CDS encoding sigma-70 family RNA polymerase sigma factor: MRQLKITKQVTNRETASLDKYLQEIGKVDLITAEEEVELAQRIKAGDRVALEKLTKANLRFVVSVAKQYQNQGLSLPDLINEGNLGLIKAAQRFDETRGFKFISYAVWWIRQSILQALAEQSRIVRLPLNKIGSINKINKAYALLEQEHERAPSAEEISEVLDMSEGDVKESMKNSGRHVSMDAPLVEGEDSNLYDVLNIGESPSPDMQLMMESLRVEIERALQTLTPREADLIRLYFGLNGQHPMTLEEIGETFDLTRERVRQIKEKAIRRLKHTSRSKILKTYIGR; encoded by the coding sequence ATGAGACAGCTTAAAATTACAAAGCAGGTAACGAATCGTGAAACTGCGTCGTTGGACAAATATTTACAAGAAATTGGTAAAGTAGACTTAATTACGGCGGAGGAAGAAGTAGAATTAGCTCAGCGCATCAAAGCAGGTGATCGTGTTGCCTTAGAAAAATTAACAAAAGCAAACTTACGTTTCGTGGTATCGGTTGCAAAACAATACCAAAATCAAGGTTTAAGCTTACCTGACTTAATCAACGAAGGAAATTTAGGTTTAATTAAAGCTGCTCAGCGTTTCGATGAAACTCGTGGTTTCAAATTCATTTCATATGCCGTATGGTGGATTCGTCAATCAATCTTACAAGCGTTAGCAGAACAATCACGTATCGTACGTTTACCTTTAAATAAAATTGGTTCGATCAATAAAATTAATAAAGCATACGCATTATTAGAGCAAGAGCATGAGCGTGCCCCATCTGCAGAAGAAATTTCTGAAGTATTAGACATGTCTGAAGGTGATGTAAAAGAGTCGATGAAAAACTCGGGTCGTCACGTCTCAATGGATGCTCCATTAGTAGAAGGAGAAGATTCAAACTTATACGATGTATTAAACATCGGTGAGTCACCATCTCCAGATATGCAATTAATGATGGAATCCTTACGTGTAGAAATTGAACGTGCTTTACAAACGTTAACTCCTCGTGAAGCAGATTTAATTCGTTTATATTTCGGATTAAACGGTCAACATCCAATGACTCTAGAAGAAATTGGTGAAACATTTGACTTAACTCGTGAGCGTGTACGTCAGATTAAAGAAAAAGCAATTCGTCGCTTAAAACATACATCAAGATCAAAGATCTTAAAAACGTATATCGGACGATAA
- a CDS encoding trimeric intracellular cation channel family protein — MMQIQYIFELIGTLAFAISGALAGDERQKHDWFGITFIAFITAIGGGTLRDLFLGSYPLVWFKDMYIVYTIFAGILLTGLFYKQFSKLKTTLMLFDTLGIALFTIVGLEKAQSLGANNFISVMMGMFTAVMGGVIRDTMINKTPTIFVQEIYATACIAGGIIYIILDDFGLDRNINFLISGSLIAVIRIIAFKFNLSLPKFYK, encoded by the coding sequence ATGATGCAAATACAATATATCTTCGAGTTAATAGGAACTTTAGCTTTTGCTATTTCAGGAGCATTAGCCGGTGATGAGCGACAAAAACATGATTGGTTTGGAATTACTTTCATTGCATTTATCACAGCCATTGGAGGTGGTACTTTACGTGATCTTTTCTTAGGTAGTTATCCATTGGTATGGTTTAAAGATATGTATATTGTTTATACGATATTTGCAGGTATTTTATTAACAGGTCTATTTTATAAACAATTCTCAAAATTAAAAACAACATTAATGTTGTTTGATACATTAGGAATAGCATTATTTACTATTGTTGGTTTAGAAAAAGCCCAATCCTTAGGTGCAAATAACTTTATTTCTGTAATGATGGGAATGTTTACAGCCGTTATGGGAGGAGTTATTCGTGATACCATGATTAATAAAACCCCTACTATTTTTGTCCAAGAAATTTATGCTACGGCATGTATTGCAGGGGGAATTATCTATATTATTTTAGACGATTTTGGTTTAGATCGTAATATTAATTTCTTAATTTCAGGTAGTTTGATTGCAGTAATTCGAATTATTGCCTTTAAATTTAATTTATCATTACCTAAATTTTATAAATAA
- a CDS encoding DMT family transporter: MKFKGYALGLISSISYGLIPLFILPIKQANFSIDTTLFYRFLFSALIVGTYLILKKQSIKIEVQQIPVLIILGILYGISSDSLFLAYDYLSAGVASTLLFIYPLIVAIIMAVFFKEKITTATLVAIACVLIGVILLSFKNGNFDINLVGLGIVFISALAYSSYIITVNKSNVKNMKGFTLTFYSFVVTIIYYAIKMLINKDSFVLPSIDLAFNFFTFALITTVVSSLALVFAIKEIGSTATSILGAFEPVVAVAVSVILFGEDFSLSLALGILMIIVGVLLNVIGNNYQQRKILKS, translated from the coding sequence ATGAAATTCAAAGGTTACGCATTAGGATTAATTTCATCCATTTCTTATGGATTAATCCCATTATTTATATTACCGATCAAACAAGCCAATTTCTCGATAGATACGACATTGTTCTATCGGTTTTTATTTTCTGCTTTAATTGTTGGAACTTATTTAATCCTCAAAAAACAATCAATCAAAATTGAAGTCCAACAAATTCCTGTCTTAATTATTTTAGGAATTTTGTACGGCATATCATCCGATTCATTGTTCTTGGCTTATGATTATTTATCGGCTGGAGTTGCCTCCACCTTACTTTTTATTTATCCATTAATCGTGGCGATCATCATGGCTGTTTTTTTCAAAGAAAAAATTACTACAGCTACGTTGGTCGCAATTGCTTGCGTCTTAATTGGAGTAATTTTACTGAGTTTTAAAAACGGAAACTTTGATATAAATTTAGTTGGATTAGGAATCGTATTCATCAGCGCATTGGCTTATTCTTCGTATATCATCACCGTGAATAAATCGAATGTAAAAAACATGAAAGGCTTTACATTGACTTTTTATTCATTTGTCGTAACAATTATTTATTACGCCATCAAGATGTTGATCAACAAAGATTCTTTTGTTTTACCGTCCATTGATTTAGCGTTCAACTTTTTCACATTTGCGTTGATTACAACGGTTGTTTCAAGTTTAGCTTTGGTCTTTGCGATTAAAGAAATTGGTTCAACAGCCACTTCAATTTTAGGTGCCTTCGAACCTGTTGTTGCAGTAGCTGTAAGTGTGATTCTTTTTGGAGAAGATTTTTCTTTGAGTTTAGCACTCGGAATTTTAATGATTATTGTAGGTGTACTACTGAATGTCATTGGAAATAATTACCAACAACGAAAGATACTAAAATCATAA